In Mongoliitalea daihaiensis, one DNA window encodes the following:
- a CDS encoding phage holin family protein yields the protein MFNISEIVQTIKQLIEVRINMVKSEISEQISMILTRVFLLVLMGVFSVMILLFMSLSLAFYLSDLMYSSYKGFLLVAILYLIVFLIFFLARDSRSFGRSLKTFLKAFIFGADKTPRNDD from the coding sequence ATGTTTAATATTTCAGAGATTGTACAGACAATCAAGCAACTCATCGAGGTTCGTATAAATATGGTCAAGAGCGAAATCTCCGAGCAGATTTCAATGATTCTTACCAGAGTTTTTTTACTCGTTTTGATGGGCGTTTTTTCGGTAATGATTCTTTTATTTATGAGTTTATCGCTCGCATTTTATTTGAGTGATTTGATGTATTCATCGTACAAAGGATTTTTATTGGTAGCCATTTTGTATTTGATTGTATTCCTGATTTTCTTCTTAGCGAGAGATTCTAGGTCTTTCGGGAGATCGTTGAAGACCTTTTTGAAGGCATTTATCTTTGGAGCGGACAAAACCCCAAGAAATGATGACTAA
- the pheS gene encoding phenylalanine--tRNA ligase subunit alpha, with translation MIQEKIEKIKEAIQEAKAANQEQLEAYRMQFISKKSVVGELFAEMRTIPNEQKKAFGQVVNEVKELAESKFKELIEHVSASTKQSKSTELDLTLPPSNLSAGGIHPLTATRQRIIEIFERIGFNLSEGPEIEDDWHNFTALNFPENHPAREMQDTFFLEKNPDIALRTHTSSVQVRVMENQKPPIRTLSPGRVYRNEAISARAHCIFHQVEGLYVDKNVGFADLKNTLYHFAKEMFGKETKVRFRPSYFPFTEPSAEIDISCQLCGGKGCNVCKGTGWVEIGGSGMVDPNVLENCGIDSKEYTGFAFGMGIERIAMLKYQIKDLRLFTENDVRFLQQFRSLV, from the coding sequence TGGAAGCTTACCGAATGCAGTTTATAAGTAAGAAAAGTGTTGTCGGCGAACTCTTTGCAGAAATGCGCACTATACCAAATGAACAAAAAAAAGCATTTGGCCAGGTTGTGAACGAAGTAAAAGAACTAGCTGAATCCAAGTTTAAAGAACTTATCGAGCATGTCTCGGCCTCTACTAAGCAATCCAAATCTACTGAATTAGACCTCACACTTCCTCCTTCTAATCTTTCAGCTGGCGGTATTCACCCCTTGACTGCTACCCGACAGCGTATCATTGAGATTTTTGAGCGTATCGGATTTAACTTATCTGAAGGTCCTGAGATCGAAGATGATTGGCATAACTTTACAGCATTAAACTTTCCTGAAAACCACCCTGCTCGAGAAATGCAGGACACTTTTTTCTTAGAAAAAAATCCAGACATTGCTTTACGAACACATACTTCTTCGGTGCAAGTCCGAGTCATGGAAAATCAGAAACCACCAATCCGTACACTTTCTCCGGGGAGAGTTTACAGGAATGAAGCTATTTCTGCAAGGGCTCATTGCATTTTCCATCAGGTAGAGGGCTTGTATGTAGATAAAAATGTAGGATTTGCCGATTTGAAAAACACCTTATACCACTTTGCCAAGGAAATGTTTGGGAAGGAAACAAAGGTAAGATTTAGACCTTCGTATTTCCCATTCACAGAACCAAGCGCTGAGATTGATATCAGCTGTCAGCTTTGCGGAGGAAAAGGCTGCAATGTCTGTAAAGGTACGGGATGGGTTGAAATCGGGGGTTCAGGAATGGTAGACCCCAATGTCTTGGAAAACTGTGGGATAGACTCCAAAGAATATACAGGTTTTGCCTTTGGAATGGGCATAGAGCGTATCGCCATGCTGAAGTATCAAATCAAAGATTTACGCTTATTCACTGAAAACGATGTGCGGTTTTTACAACAATTCCGCTCGCTAGTATAA
- a CDS encoding phosphoglycerol geranylgeranyltransferase — protein sequence MNPNSIAQTFQSFVLTGNKALAWLIDPDDIVDIPSFQELLLSMSDTPIDFILVGGSLVQQKNLDDIIRCIKSALPNIPVLIFPGNAIQFSELADGILFLSLISGRNPDLLIGQHVTVAPLLAKTTMEVLPTGYMLVDGGNHSSIQYISQTLPLPSDKPELMVATALAGKYLGLQYFYLEAGSGASQAVPAQLIKSFKRHIQAPLFVGGGLRDLNAVKAAYQAGADIVVVGNAAAKNPKFLREIGDFLTTIRVTSN from the coding sequence ATGAATCCTAATTCCATTGCACAAACCTTCCAATCATTTGTTCTCACCGGGAATAAGGCTCTTGCTTGGTTGATTGATCCAGATGATATAGTAGATATACCCTCTTTTCAAGAGCTACTTTTGAGCATGTCTGATACTCCTATCGACTTTATTTTGGTTGGAGGGAGTTTGGTGCAGCAAAAAAATCTCGATGATATCATTCGGTGCATCAAATCAGCCCTTCCGAACATACCGGTACTAATTTTTCCGGGAAATGCCATTCAATTTTCAGAGTTAGCTGATGGTATTTTATTCCTTTCGTTGATATCAGGCAGGAATCCTGACTTGCTGATAGGGCAACACGTGACCGTGGCTCCTTTATTGGCAAAAACAACAATGGAAGTCCTTCCTACAGGCTATATGCTGGTGGATGGAGGCAATCACAGCAGCATACAATATATTTCTCAGACCTTGCCTCTTCCTTCCGATAAGCCCGAATTGATGGTGGCTACGGCATTGGCTGGAAAGTACTTAGGTCTACAATACTTTTATTTGGAAGCAGGGAGTGGCGCCAGTCAAGCAGTGCCAGCTCAGTTGATCAAATCATTTAAGAGACATATCCAAGCCCCCTTGTTTGTAGGTGGAGGACTACGAGATTTAAATGCTGTAAAGGCCGCATATCAAGCAGGAGCAGATATAGTTGTAGTAGGCAATGCTGCGGCCAAAAACCCCAAGTTCCTGCGGGAGATTGGAGACTTTTTGACCACTATTCGTGTCACATCCAATTAA